CCTGCTGCGCACCCAGATCATGGAGAACGTCTCCCATATCATCGACCTGCACACGGGGGCGATTCACCGTTTCAACCTGCCGCAGATACGGGCCGAGCTGAAGAACCCCGAAACCATCCGGATGGCCGAGGCCTTTGGCGCGCCCATCATCATCAACGCCAGCCTGAGAGAGGGAAGCCTGCGTGCCTACGCGGATTCCCAGGACATACCGGTCATCACCTTCGAAGGTGGCGAGGCTCTGCGCTTTGACGAAGTCGTGATTTCAAGTGGCGTGAAGGGGGTGGTCCGGGTCATGCGGGAATTGGAAATGATACCGGCCAAGCGGGGGCCCAGAGCGCCGAGGAAACGGTCCGAGACCGCCGCCAATTCCCTGTGGGTTCGCACGGACATCGATGGCATCATGCGTCCAGTCGCGAGGCTGGGCCAAAAGGTCCGGAAAGGTCAGAAACTGGCCATGGTGGCCGATCCGTTCGGGGAATCCGAAAGCGCCGTTCTGTCGCCGTGTTCGGGTATCGTCATCTGCGTGAACAATCTGCCCCTGGTAAACGAGGGCGAGGCCATTTACCACGTTGCCCGTTTCGATGAACTGAACGAGGCTGAAAAGGCGATGAAGTATTTCCGAAGCAGCTACGAGTCGGATGTGGGCGATGAAGTCGTGCCGGTTCATCCATGGGATGAAAACCAGAAATAATGGGGGAGCAGGTCATGATCTGGGATCAAACGTTTGTCGACCTTTCGCCGCTGCCTCGCGGTTTCCACCTGGTGACCCGCGACGTTCTGGCGCAGGCACCGGACCTGACCAACTGCGAGGTGGGTCTGCTGCACCTGTTCATCCAGCACACGTCGGCGTCCCTGGCGATCAACGAAAACGCCGATCCCGATGTACGCGGCGATCTCGAGCGGCACTTCAATGTGATGGTGCCCGAGAACGCGCCGCATTATAAACACGTCACGGAGGGGCCGGATGACATGCCGGCCCACATCAAGAGCATCCTGGTCGGGCCGTCTCTCACACTCCCGGTCAGTCGGGGCCGGCTGGCGCTCGGCACCTGGCAGGGCATCTATCTCTGTGAGCATCGCGATCGCGCCGGTGGTCGCCGGTTAGTGGCCACGTTGCAGGGTCGGTAATCGGCACCTGTCCCATCGTCCCTCCCCATACCTTTCCATTCAGTGACTAAACTGAGGGTGTATTTCCACCCATTCCCAGAAAAGGATGGGTGAAAATACACCCATTTTTGAGCAGGAATGACCTCTGGATTTAGGTAATTGACTGTTTTAAAAGAACGTTTCGAAAGTGGTCTGCTCCTTGCTCCTACAGAACCACCGGAGTCGACCATGACTCCGTCAAGCACCCAACAAACAAAATGAAACGGGGAGCACTCTCTATGAAAACCCAAGCTGTAATGGCGGCGGCGTTCGCCTCTACTCTCGTTGTTGCAAACCCTGCAGTTGCCCAGGACCGGTCCGGATGGCCCGACAGCTTCACTGTGGGCACCGCAAGTCAGGGGGGAACCTACTTCGCCTATGGCTCTGGTTGGGCCAACTTTGTCGCAGAAAACCTGGGCATTTCCGGCGGTGCCGAAATCACCGGCGGGCCGATGCAGAATATGGCACTGGTGCACACCGGTGACCTGAAATTCGGCCTGACCACCATGGGGCCGGCTCGCGAATCCATGGAAGGCAATAGCCCGCTGGCTCCAGGCATGAATATGGACAACGTCTGCGCCATGTTCCCGATGTACGAGACACCGTTCTCCGTGACCGCACTGTCCAGCTCCGGCATTACCTCCATTGACGATATTCCTGATGGCGCCACCATCGGCTTTGGTCCGGCAGGGTCTACGTCCGATACCTACTTCCCGCGCATGATGGAAACGCTCGGCGTGAATTTTGAGCGTCGCAATGGCAGCTGGTCCGATCTCGGCGGGCAACTGCAGGATGGCCTGATTGATGTGGTGGCGTTTGCTGCCGGCATTCCTATCCCCGCGGTCAGCCAGCTGGAAGTTCAGACCGACGTGAACATCATCGGCATGAACGATGCCGAAGCCAAGAAGGTGATTGATAACTTCCCGGTTTCTGAGTTCGTGATCCCGGCCAGCACCTACCAGTCCCTGAACGAGCCGTCTCGCGTCGTGTCCATGTGGAACTTCGCCATGGTCAACTGCGACATGCCGGAAAGCTTTGTGTACGAAATCACCAAGCTGACCATGGAGAACAACGACAAGATGGTCTCCATTCACAAGGCTGCGCGTAACTCCGTTCCCGAGAACTACAGCAAGAACAACGTCCTGCCCTGGCATCCGGGCGCAGCTCGCTGGTTCAACGAGAACGGTTACCCGATCGAAGACAGCATGATCAAGTAGTAACCATCGCGTTGAGGAGGGTCGCCCCTGCGGCCCTCCTCGGTGCCGTCGGCCAACGGCCGATTCCGGTTTGTCTGTAAGCAGGGTTTATCATGACCACAGAACAATATCCCAAAGACGGTTCTACCCAATCGTCAGAGAATGCCTTACCCGATGACGATCACATGCTCGCCCACGACGTGGATGAAGAGCCGGTTGAAGCCAATCGCCGAATGTTTGAGGGTGGCCTCCTGAAATTCGTCACGCTGCTGGCCATCGCCTATTCAGCGTTCCACCTTTACACCCTGAACATCGCGCCGCTGGAAACCTGGTCTTTCCGCATTGTCCACATAGCCGGCGCCCTGGTACTCGGTTTTATTCTGTATGCCGGTGCCCGCTTTGTGTCTGCTGAGGAAGGCCCGGCCCGTCATCGCTGGACCACCTGGATGGGTGCAGTTGCCCTGGTGCCGGCGTTCTATGCGCTGTACCAGACCTATTCGTTCTATCAGATGGTGCAGGGCGGCACCCTGCGGATTCCTGTCGAACTCGAAACCTGGCACTTTGGCTGGCCACTGCTGGCTGCCACCGCAACCGGCATCATCATGAGCTGGTTCCACCAGCGCGAGCGGGCCCGATTCAGCGTGCCTGACCTGGTGCTGATTGTGTGTTCCGTGGCGGTCGCCGCGTATTTTCTCGTGGCCTATAACACCAGCATGCGGATGTCCACGGGGACATCGTTCGCACCGATCGGCATTTCCTTTGCGGCCATTGCCGGTACCGCACTCATCATGGAGCTGACGCGCCGCGTGGCCGGTATGGCGCTGGTGGTGATCGGACTGGTGTTCCTGGCCTACGTGTTCGCCGGTCCCTACTTGCCGGGCTTTCTCGGCTATCCGGGGCTGTCGGTCCAGCGCTTCTTCAGCCAGGTCTATACGGACGCGGGCATCCTCGGGCCGACCACGGCCGTGTCTTCCACCTACATTATCCTGTTCATCATCTTTGCCGCCTTTCTGCAGGCCTCGAAGGTAGGCGATTACTTTGTGAACTTCGCATTTGCGGCGGCGGGCCGGTCCCGGGGCGGGCCTGCCAAGGTGGCGATCTTTGCGTCCGGCCTGATGGGCATGATCAATGGCACCAGTGCCGGCAACGTGGTCTCCACCGGTTCCCTGACCATCCCGCTGATGAAGAAGGTTGGCTACAGCAAGAAATCCGCAGGCGCCGTGGAAGCTGCAGCCTCGACCGGTGGCCAGATCATGCCACCGATCATGGGTGCCGGCGCGTTCATCATGGCCGAGATCACTGGCATTCCCTACACCGAAATTGCCATTGCCGCGATCATCCCGGCCATCCTGTACTTCGCGTCGGTCTACTTCATGGTGGATTTCGAGGCCAAGAAGCTTGGCATGCGTGGCATGCGCGAAGACGAGCTGCCGAACCTGAAGCGGTTGGCGAAACAGGCGTACCTGTTTGTGCCGATCGTCATCCTGATCGTGGCCCTGTTCCAGGGTTACTCCGTGATTCGGGCAGGTACCCTGGCCACCGTGTCTGCGGCGGTCGTGAGCTGGATTTCGCCGCACAAGATGGGCATTGCTTCGATTCTGAGGGCCCTGGAAATTGCGTCCTACATGGCCATTCAGATCATCGTGGTCTGTGCCGCCGCCGGGGTGATCGTCGGGGTGATTTCCCTGACGGGCGTTGGCGCGCGCTTCTCGGTTTTGCTTCTGGATGTCGCTGCCGCCAGTAACCTGCTGGCGCTGGTCTTCGCCATGTTCATTTCCATCCTGCTGGGCATGGGCATGCCGACCACGGCCGCTTATGCGGTGGCTGCATCCGTCGTTGCGCCGGGTCTGGTCCAGTTGGGTATCGAGCCACTGACGGCGCATTTCTTCGTGTTCTACTTCGCCGTTGTGTCCGCCATTACCCCACCGGTAGCCCTGGCCTCTTATGCGGCCGCGGGTATTTCCGGCGCCAACGCCATGGAAACGTCGGTCGCCTCCTTCCGCATCGGTATTGCGGCCTTCATCGTGCCCTTCATGTTCTTCTACAATGG
This region of Marinobacter arenosus genomic DNA includes:
- a CDS encoding succinylglutamate desuccinylase/aspartoacylase family protein, which produces MAARAPFVIADQEIRAGTRQTVEVPVAKLYTHTPLHIPVEVVHGRRSGPVLMVCGAIHGDEINGVEIVRRVLKNSALRHLRGTLVAVPIVNIFGFVQRTRYLPDRRDLNRCFPGTESGSLGGRIAYLLRTQIMENVSHIIDLHTGAIHRFNLPQIRAELKNPETIRMAEAFGAPIIINASLREGSLRAYADSQDIPVITFEGGEALRFDEVVISSGVKGVVRVMRELEMIPAKRGPRAPRKRSETAANSLWVRTDIDGIMRPVARLGQKVRKGQKLAMVADPFGESESAVLSPCSGIVICVNNLPLVNEGEAIYHVARFDELNEAEKAMKYFRSSYESDVGDEVVPVHPWDENQK
- a CDS encoding secondary thiamine-phosphate synthase enzyme YjbQ — encoded protein: MIWDQTFVDLSPLPRGFHLVTRDVLAQAPDLTNCEVGLLHLFIQHTSASLAINENADPDVRGDLERHFNVMVPENAPHYKHVTEGPDDMPAHIKSILVGPSLTLPVSRGRLALGTWQGIYLCEHRDRAGGRRLVATLQGR
- a CDS encoding TAXI family TRAP transporter solute-binding subunit is translated as MKTQAVMAAAFASTLVVANPAVAQDRSGWPDSFTVGTASQGGTYFAYGSGWANFVAENLGISGGAEITGGPMQNMALVHTGDLKFGLTTMGPARESMEGNSPLAPGMNMDNVCAMFPMYETPFSVTALSSSGITSIDDIPDGATIGFGPAGSTSDTYFPRMMETLGVNFERRNGSWSDLGGQLQDGLIDVVAFAAGIPIPAVSQLEVQTDVNIIGMNDAEAKKVIDNFPVSEFVIPASTYQSLNEPSRVVSMWNFAMVNCDMPESFVYEITKLTMENNDKMVSIHKAARNSVPENYSKNNVLPWHPGAARWFNENGYPIEDSMIK
- a CDS encoding TRAP transporter permease, whose protein sequence is MTTEQYPKDGSTQSSENALPDDDHMLAHDVDEEPVEANRRMFEGGLLKFVTLLAIAYSAFHLYTLNIAPLETWSFRIVHIAGALVLGFILYAGARFVSAEEGPARHRWTTWMGAVALVPAFYALYQTYSFYQMVQGGTLRIPVELETWHFGWPLLAATATGIIMSWFHQRERARFSVPDLVLIVCSVAVAAYFLVAYNTSMRMSTGTSFAPIGISFAAIAGTALIMELTRRVAGMALVVIGLVFLAYVFAGPYLPGFLGYPGLSVQRFFSQVYTDAGILGPTTAVSSTYIILFIIFAAFLQASKVGDYFVNFAFAAAGRSRGGPAKVAIFASGLMGMINGTSAGNVVSTGSLTIPLMKKVGYSKKSAGAVEAAASTGGQIMPPIMGAGAFIMAEITGIPYTEIAIAAIIPAILYFASVYFMVDFEAKKLGMRGMREDELPNLKRLAKQAYLFVPIVILIVALFQGYSVIRAGTLATVSAAVVSWISPHKMGIASILRALEIASYMAIQIIVVCAAAGVIVGVISLTGVGARFSVLLLDVAAASNLLALVFAMFISILLGMGMPTTAAYAVAASVVAPGLVQLGIEPLTAHFFVFYFAVVSAITPPVALASYAAAGISGANAMETSVASFRIGIAAFIVPFMFFYNGALLMEAEWLEIARALVTATFGVYILSGGVLGWFARVSAPWPTRILLIVAALLMIEGGVWTDLGGIGLAVVAFLTQRQRALGMATA